ATTTTGGTCTACTATAATCCAACAAATCCAAGATATCTTTGGGAACATTTTGAACAAGACATGTCATCTGATTTTCAATTAACTGAAGATTCTCAATCAAATGTGAGAATGCAAGTTTTACGCTCCATCTCCATGTCACTTGAATCAATGGGTAGAGACATTAATTCATTCCAACTTCTTGATCGAAACATTcattttgatgaagatgaatTTTTGTCCAGAGAGATTGATGATGAACTAGCTGTTTTTATTCCAGAAGAGGATATCACTGCATCAACACTACTTAATCGAGAGCAACAAATTGTTTACAATTTGGTTCTAGAAAAGATTTTCTCAAATCAAAGTGCTGCATTTTTTATAGATGGGCCTGGCGGAACTGAAAAGACATTTTTATACAAGGCACTTCTTgcaacaataaggtcaagacattTAATTGCTCTTGCAACTGCTTCATCTGGTGTAGCTGCATCAATTCTACCTGGAGGTCGAACAGCACATTCACGATTTAAAATACCTCTAGACAGTAACAAAAATTCCATATGCAGTGTTAGCAAACAAAGTGGACTCGCAAAACTGCtacaaatatcaaaattgatTATATGGGATAAAGCTCCTATGTCAAGAAAAGAAGCAATAGAAGCATTAGACAGAATGttgaaagatgtcaatgattcagAACTATCTTTTGGTGGAAAAGTTGTTATATTTGGAGGAGATTTTCGCCAAATTTTACCTGTTGTTCCAAAAGGAACAAGACAACAACAAATTGACGCTAGCTTGGTTTCTTCTTATCTATGGCCCACATTAACAAAAATTTGTCTGACTGAAAATATGCGCGCAAGATTGGATCCAGATTTTTCAAACTATATATTGGAATTAGGTAATGGAATGCCACCAATTACAATCGATGACTATGTCAAAATTCCTACAACCATGTTAATTCCATATCAGAATGATACTACTTCTTTGGATCAATTATTAGATGctgtttttaatgatatttcagaatattcggcaaatatttcaaacatgaTGAACCATGCCATATTGACACCGAAGAACAGTTATGTAGATGAGATAAACAATTTGTTGATACAGAGATTTCCAGGAGATATCAAACAGTATTACAGTTTTGATGAAACAATTGATGCATCTGAACAAGCAATCATGGAAGATTTCTTAAATACATTGACTCCAAATGGATTCCCTCCACATCAACTATTGCTCAAACAGAATTGTCCTATCATGTTGCTTCGAAATATTAATCCTTCTGAAGGATTATGCAACGGAACACGGCTGATTTGTCGTAATTTTGATCATAACGTCATTCATGCAGAAATTGCAATTGGCCATCAAACTGGCAAAAAAGTTTTCATTCCAAGGATCCCTTTTTTGCCCAAATCAGATGAAAATAGTGGTTTTCCATTCAAAAGAACTCAATTTCCTATCAGATTAAGCTTTGCAATGAGTATAAATAAATCGCAAGGGCAAACGTtagattttgttggaatatatttaCCTCAGCCAGTTTTTTCACATGGACAGTTATATGTTGCTTTATCAAGAGCGAAGACTATTTCTGAAGTCAAAATTTTAATACGACCAATCTCAATGGAAGAACCAGAGAATAATTctacaaaaaatattgtatatacaGAATTATTATCAATTGCAGCTTCCGATTGAAATTATACaggtaattaaatattaattttataatatatttttatctctaaaagtaaattataaattcattttttatatatatt
This sequence is a window from Carya illinoinensis cultivar Pawnee chromosome 9, C.illinoinensisPawnee_v1, whole genome shotgun sequence. Protein-coding genes within it:
- the LOC122276812 gene encoding ATP-dependent DNA helicase PIF1-like; translation: MGIWGRHKLFATILVYYNPTNPRYLWEHFEQDMSSDFQLTEDSQSNVRMQVLRSISMSLESMGRDINSFQLLDRNIHFDEDEFLSREIDDELAVFIPEEDITASTLLNREQQIVYNLVLEKIFSNQSAAFFIDGPGGTEKTFLYKALLATIRSRHLIALATASSGVAASILPGGRTAHSRFKIPLDSNKNSICSVSKQSGLAKLLQISKLIIWDKAPMSRKEAIEALDRMLKDVNDSELSFGGKVVIFGGDFRQILPVVPKGTRQQQIDASLVSSYLWPTLTKICLTENMRARLDPDFSNYILELGNGMPPITIDDYVKIPTTMLIPYQNDTTSLDQLLDAVFNDISEYSANISNMMNHAILTPKNSYVDEINNLLIQRFPGDIKQYYSFDETIDASEQAIMEDFLNTLTPNGFPPHQLLLKQNCPIMLLRNINPSEGLCNGTRLICRNFDHNVIHAEIAIGHQTGKKVFIPRIPFLPKSDENSGFPFKRTQFPIRLSFAMSINKSQGQTLDFVGIYLPQPVFSHGQLYVALSRAKTISEVKILIRPISMEEPENNSTKNIVYTELLSIAASD